The following coding sequences lie in one Cydia strobilella chromosome 16, ilCydStro3.1, whole genome shotgun sequence genomic window:
- the LOC134748137 gene encoding dynein regulatory complex protein 9-like, protein MNKNRIMSVAEGPWGRATIYSNEPIEENNTQKVKAQEPERPITFLMEKKHSETSQETVVSCYKFQNISIKSSMTSTDDIYRLPNFEASLFATVFEDTITELRILVECNTEMRISKLQSDMGLLLAIKFGVKQPLFKDVLDGIDPKHLDCNEYKLNKLDADRNYLAEVLQTSYTDLALNKSYGILAEHVKKIVDRDNYRAELQEAEARHRILRRDTNRQLRQQRNHIKSVTYDTNAIIDDLRTQVEDFTLNAETCTRYVNNWERARTEQHLQTIYDSEYTPSQVVEYFKQRTDNEQRVHTEVELLINIAINETLEEVERWMEKYDKDMEKIDLKIQIKKNDYQNARDERMALEDTIEKHDKLMKDWIHFKDEREKERQYRETMNKSAITVQAWWRGLLVRRQLGPYKPPKKPPPKKK, encoded by the exons GCACAGGAACCAGAGAGGCCGATAACATTTCTCATGGAAAAGAAACATTCAGAGACATCGCAGGAGACTGTCGTTTCTTGTTACAAGTTTCAAAATATCTCAATTAAGAGCTCTATGACCAGTACTGACGATATTTATCG ATTACCCAACTTCGAGGCGTCGTTATTTGCTACTGTCTTCGAGGACACCATCACAGAGTTGCGGATATTAG TTGAGTGCAACACAGAGATGCGCATAAGCAAGCTACAGTCGGACATGGGGTTACTGCTGGCGATAAAGTTTGGTGTGAAGCAGCCCTTGTTCAAAGATGTCCTGGACGGCATCGACCCTAAACACTTGGACTGTAACGAATACAAGCTCAACAAGCTGGATGCAGACAG GAATTATCTAGCGGAAGTGCTACAGACCTCGTACACGGACTTAGCGCTGAACAAGTCCTACGGAATCCTCGCCGAGCATGTGAAGAAGATCGTGGACCGGGACAACTACCGCGCAGAACTCCAGGAGGCTGAGGCTAGGCATAGAAT ACTTCGACGAGACACGAACCGACAACTGCGACAACAGCGGAACCACATCAAGTCCGTCACTTACGATACTAACGCTATCATCGACGATCTGCGCACACAAGTGGAG GATTTCACTTTAAACGCCGAGACGTGCACACGCTACGTCAACAACTGGGAGCGCGCGCGCACCGAACAGCATCTCCAGACGATCTACGACTCCGAGTATACGCCATCACAG gTGGTTGAGTACTTCAAGCAACGCACTGATAACGAGCAGCGTGTGCATACTGAGGTGGAGCTACTCATCAACATCGCTATTAAC GAAACATTGGAAGAAGTCGAAAGGTGGATGGAAAAATATGACAAGGACATGGAAAAAATCGATttgaaaatacaaataaagaagAATGACTACCAAAACGCACGTGACGAGAGAATGGCATTGGAGGACACG ATCGAAAAGCACGACAAACTCATGAAAGACTGGATCCACTTCAAGGATGAGCGCGAGAAGGAGCGCCAGTACCGCGAGACCATGAACAAATCGGCTATCACCGTGCAAGCTTGGTGGCGCGGCTTGCTCGTCCGAAGGCAACTCGGGCCGTACAAGCCACCGAAGAAGCCACCCCCGAAAAAGAAGTAG